In one window of Bizionia sp. M204 DNA:
- a CDS encoding TerB family tellurite resistance protein: MLINRVEKLSLLSEMISFAKNESDLKPIEYNFLLAIARQLDISREDFDYLIENPINYIHLKSHSERIVQFHRLVLLMNIDEESSTKDKIKLHNYGLRMGLSHESINKVLYLMESFPNKVVPPDVLIDIFKVQYN; this comes from the coding sequence ATGCTAATTAACAGGGTTGAAAAGCTAAGTCTCCTATCTGAAATGATTTCATTTGCTAAAAATGAAAGCGACCTAAAACCTATAGAATATAATTTTCTTTTGGCAATTGCTAGACAACTTGATATATCAAGAGAGGATTTTGATTATTTAATTGAAAATCCTATTAATTATATTCACTTAAAATCGCATAGCGAACGGATTGTTCAATTTCATCGGTTGGTGTTACTCATGAATATTGATGAAGAAAGTTCAACTAAAGATAAAATTAAGCTTCACAACTACGGTTTGCGCATGGGTTTGAGCCATGAATCTATTAATAAAGTACTATATCTTATGGAAAGTTTTCCCAATAAGGTAGTACCACCAGATGTGCTTATTGATATTTTTAAGGTGCAGTATAACTAA
- a CDS encoding DUF1456 family protein translates to MTNNDIFKKLRVALQLRDDEIVKILELVDFRITKSELGAFFRKEDHPKYMECGDQILRNFLNGLVIHLRGPKPDKKPKLEGKVKATAPKRNPIKKIEKKVGFFFVL, encoded by the coding sequence ATGACAAATAATGATATTTTTAAAAAATTACGTGTAGCCCTACAACTACGTGATGACGAAATTGTAAAGATTCTAGAACTCGTTGATTTTAGAATTACTAAAAGTGAACTCGGTGCATTTTTCAGAAAAGAAGACCATCCAAAATATATGGAATGCGGTGATCAAATTCTTCGAAATTTCCTAAATGGATTGGTTATTCATTTACGTGGCCCAAAACCTGATAAAAAACCTAAATTGGAAGGAAAAGTAAAAGCTACAGCACCAAAAAGAAATCCGATAAAAAAAATAGAAAAAAAAGTAGGTTTTTTCTTTGTGCTCTGA
- the sucC gene encoding ADP-forming succinate--CoA ligase subunit beta, with translation MNLHEYQGKEMLSSFGVRIQRGIVAQNAEEAVAAAKKLTEDTGTGWHVIKAQVHAGGRGKGGGVKLAKNLDEVKQIAGEIIGMDLVTPQTSAEGKRVHQVLVAEDVYYPGDNEPEEYYMSVLLNRATGRNMIMYSTEGGMDIETVAEETPHLIFTEEIDPSVGIMPFQARKIAFNLGLSGLAFKEMTKFVTALYTAYDKSDSSLFEINPVLKTSDDKIMAVDAKVTMDENALYRHKDYAALRDLREENAIEVEAKEAGLNYVDLDGNVGCMVNGAGLAMATMDLIKQAGGEPANFLDVGGTADATRVEMAFELILRDPNVKAILINIFGGIVRCDRVAQGVIDAYKNMGNIEVPIIVRLQGTNADIAKELIDNSGLAVMSATEFQEAADKVHEVLSK, from the coding sequence ATGAATTTACACGAATATCAAGGAAAAGAAATGTTAAGTAGTTTTGGTGTACGTATCCAGCGTGGTATAGTTGCTCAAAATGCTGAAGAAGCAGTTGCAGCTGCCAAAAAACTAACAGAAGATACTGGTACTGGCTGGCACGTAATTAAAGCCCAAGTTCATGCTGGTGGACGTGGTAAAGGTGGAGGTGTTAAACTTGCAAAAAACCTTGATGAGGTTAAACAAATTGCAGGTGAAATCATCGGTATGGATTTAGTAACGCCGCAAACTTCAGCTGAAGGAAAGCGCGTTCATCAAGTATTAGTAGCAGAAGATGTTTATTATCCTGGTGATAATGAACCTGAAGAATATTATATGTCTGTTTTATTAAATCGTGCTACAGGTCGTAATATGATTATGTATTCTACGGAAGGTGGAATGGATATTGAAACAGTTGCTGAAGAAACGCCACATTTAATTTTTACAGAAGAGATTGATCCTTCTGTTGGAATTATGCCTTTTCAAGCACGTAAAATTGCTTTCAATTTAGGTCTGTCTGGTTTGGCATTTAAAGAAATGACTAAATTTGTTACAGCTTTATATACAGCTTATGATAAGTCTGATTCTTCATTGTTTGAAATTAACCCAGTGTTAAAAACAAGTGATGACAAAATTATGGCTGTTGATGCAAAAGTAACCATGGATGAAAATGCATTATACCGCCATAAAGATTATGCTGCTTTACGTGATTTACGTGAAGAAAATGCTATTGAAGTAGAAGCTAAAGAAGCTGGACTAAACTATGTAGATCTTGACGGAAACGTTGGATGTATGGTAAATGGTGCAGGTCTTGCTATGGCAACTATGGATTTAATTAAGCAAGCAGGTGGTGAGCCGGCTAACTTTTTAGATGTTGGTGGTACAGCGGATGCAACCCGTGTAGAAATGGCTTTCGAGTTAATTTTAAGAGATCCAAACGTAAAAGCAATCTTGATTAACATCTTTGGTGGTATTGTACGTTGTGATCGTGTTGCTCAAGGTGTTATTGATGCCTACAAAAACATGGGTAATATTGAAGTGCCAATTATTGTGCGTCTTCAAGGTACCAATGCTGATATTGCAAAAGAGTTGATTGATAATTCAGGGTTAGCCGTTATGAGTGCTACAGAATTTCAAGAAGCTGCAGATAAAGTACACGAAGTGTTATCCAAATAA
- a CDS encoding T9SS type B sorting domain-containing protein: MKQPKLFPFFLCLLFISKCSFALINVNYSNTESRYNNPCPAPVISDFSPTSGPENTLITINGSNFNNAVDVSFNGVTAAFTIINDNQITVFAASALNTSATISITSSGGCVGNSTTDFAFIQPNCADTGDIYISEIYDAFSGSYAVIELYNPTSTPIVLDGVYVIDRYGDIGDPTPSHTYAMLGTIAPLDTYIILLGSGSDCPTLVADFTVGTGINDNDEFKLLKNGTVIDVVEAPNERGYSIVRNADAVVPNNTFVPSDWVTDLNETCTNLGSHTADPITTTTIPVITQPDWQTICENENASFTVSVATGTYTYQWKVLNSSGAWVNVVNNATYSGATTNTLSLNNVPISFNNNQYYCEMTSATCNLVTDAAHLFVSNPAVDTISNQTVCDSYVLPTLTNGSYFTGSNGTGTTLIAGQTITISQTIYIYNESGTAPNICSNESSFLVTIVGSPPVDIATNQTACTEYILPTLTNGNYYTSPNGMGTLLNSGESILTTQTIYIYAEAGTAPNICSNEGSFTVTITSNPPVDNLSDQTVCTDFTLPTLTNGMYYTGTNGTGIMLNAGETISTTQTIFIYNEIGTAPNTCSNESSFTITISGTPTVDTISDYTGCSGYTLPTLTHGTYYTGTNGTGTMLNVGETISTTQTIYIYNEIGTAPNTCSNESSFTVTISGAPLVDTIADQNVCTDYVLPTLVNGNYFTGTNGTGTMLNSTQVISTTQTIYIYNESGTAPNICTNESSFIVTIVGTPPVDLLTNQTDCTEYILPTLSNGNYYTGTNGTGTMLNAGETISTTQTIYVYNEIGTAPNTCSNESSFTVTISGAPLVDTLADQDVCTDYTLPTLVNGNYFTETNGTGTPLFAGETISATQTIFIYNESGAAPNTCSNESSFTITIFPSMDFVLTENNLQIHENTVNVVMTNTSISYEYAIDNGSFQSSPLFSGLSNGTHTLYVQDINGCVLKSIQFEIETAVSIHIPLFFTPNNDGENDVWQITDTQNTIKEIYVYDRYGKLLKQIPLQSKSWDGLYRGYPKESNDYWYVITLRTGEQLNGHFTLKR, encoded by the coding sequence ATGAAACAACCGAAACTTTTCCCTTTTTTTCTCTGTTTACTATTTATTAGCAAATGTAGTTTTGCATTAATAAACGTAAATTATTCAAACACTGAAAGCCGCTATAATAATCCGTGTCCTGCACCGGTAATTTCAGATTTCTCGCCAACTAGTGGCCCAGAAAACACCTTAATAACTATTAATGGTAGTAATTTCAACAATGCAGTAGATGTATCCTTTAATGGCGTAACTGCTGCTTTCACTATAATTAATGATAACCAAATAACAGTATTTGCCGCATCGGCATTAAATACTAGTGCTACAATTTCCATTACGAGTTCGGGTGGATGCGTAGGAAACTCGACAACCGATTTTGCGTTTATTCAACCAAATTGTGCAGATACAGGCGATATTTATATATCAGAAATTTATGATGCTTTTTCCGGAAGCTACGCCGTAATAGAACTTTATAACCCAACAAGCACGCCTATTGTTTTAGATGGTGTGTATGTTATTGATCGGTATGGTGATATTGGAGATCCAACACCAAGTCATACCTACGCCATGCTAGGTACGATAGCACCTTTAGATACATATATTATTTTATTAGGAAGTGGTTCCGATTGTCCAACTTTAGTTGCCGATTTTACTGTTGGCACAGGAATAAATGATAACGATGAATTTAAACTATTAAAAAATGGTACGGTAATAGATGTAGTTGAGGCACCAAACGAACGTGGTTACAGTATTGTTAGAAATGCAGATGCTGTGGTTCCAAATAACACCTTTGTTCCTTCAGATTGGGTTACAGATCTTAATGAAACCTGTACTAATCTAGGTTCTCATACAGCTGATCCTATTACGACAACTACGATTCCCGTTATTACACAGCCAGATTGGCAAACCATTTGCGAAAATGAAAATGCATCATTTACGGTGTCTGTAGCTACAGGAACTTACACATATCAATGGAAAGTTTTAAATAGCTCTGGTGCTTGGGTAAATGTTGTTAATAATGCCACTTACTCTGGTGCAACCACCAATACATTAAGCCTAAACAACGTGCCTATTAGTTTTAATAACAACCAATATTATTGCGAAATGACATCTGCAACTTGTAATCTTGTTACAGATGCTGCTCATTTATTTGTTTCTAATCCTGCAGTAGATACCATTTCAAATCAAACAGTTTGTGATAGCTATGTATTGCCCACGTTAACAAACGGTAGTTATTTTACAGGAAGTAATGGTACTGGAACTACCTTAATAGCCGGTCAAACAATTACAATATCGCAAACTATTTATATTTATAATGAGTCTGGTACTGCGCCTAACATATGTTCTAATGAAAGTAGTTTTCTTGTTACCATTGTTGGTTCGCCTCCTGTAGATATAGCAACGAACCAAACCGCGTGTACCGAATATATTTTACCAACCTTAACAAATGGTAATTATTACACGTCACCCAACGGAATGGGAACCTTATTGAACTCTGGCGAATCCATATTAACAACACAAACAATTTATATTTATGCCGAAGCTGGTACTGCTCCCAATATCTGTTCCAATGAAGGCAGTTTTACGGTAACCATAACAAGTAATCCTCCTGTTGATAATTTGTCTGACCAAACGGTTTGTACGGATTTTACGTTGCCAACTTTAACCAATGGCATGTATTATACAGGGACTAACGGAACCGGAATCATGCTAAATGCAGGTGAAACAATTTCAACAACGCAAACCATATTTATATATAATGAAATTGGTACAGCTCCAAACACCTGTTCTAACGAGAGCAGTTTTACCATAACCATTTCTGGAACCCCAACCGTGGACACAATTTCAGATTATACAGGTTGTTCAGGTTACACCTTGCCAACTTTAACCCATGGCACTTATTATACAGGGACTAACGGCACCGGAACCATGCTAAATGTAGGCGAAACTATTTCAACCACGCAAACCATTTATATTTATAATGAAATTGGCACAGCTCCAAACACCTGTTCTAATGAAAGCAGTTTCACCGTTACTATTTCTGGTGCTCCATTGGTGGATACAATTGCAGATCAAAATGTGTGTACAGATTACGTACTGCCAACTTTAGTGAACGGCAATTATTTCACAGGAACAAATGGCACAGGAACCATGCTAAATTCTACTCAAGTTATTTCTACAACCCAGACTATTTATATTTATAATGAATCTGGAACAGCACCCAATATTTGCACGAATGAAAGTAGTTTTATAGTAACCATTGTCGGTACACCTCCTGTTGATTTACTAACGAACCAAACAGATTGTACAGAATATATTTTACCAACCTTATCAAATGGTAATTATTACACAGGAACTAATGGAACTGGAACCATGCTAAATGCAGGTGAAACTATTTCAACTACGCAAACTATATATGTTTATAATGAAATTGGTACGGCTCCAAACACCTGCTCAAATGAAAGCAGTTTTACGGTTACCATTTCTGGAGCTCCTCTTGTTGACACATTAGCTGATCAAGATGTGTGTACAGATTATACCTTGCCAACGTTAGTTAACGGAAATTATTTCACAGAAACTAATGGTACAGGAACGCCATTATTTGCAGGCGAAACCATTTCCGCAACACAAACTATATTTATCTATAACGAATCTGGTGCAGCGCCAAATACTTGTTCTAATGAAAGTAGTTTTACAATTACCATTTTTCCATCAATGGATTTCGTACTCACAGAAAATAACCTTCAAATACATGAGAATACGGTAAACGTGGTTATGACCAACACCAGCATTTCTTACGAATACGCTATAGATAATGGTAGTTTCCAGTCTAGTCCTCTATTTTCAGGACTTTCAAATGGAACACATACATTATACGTTCAAGATATAAATGGCTGCGTTCTAAAATCAATTCAATTTGAAATAGAAACAGCAGTATCTATTCACATTCCATTATTTTTCACACCAAATAATGATGGCGAAAATGATGTTTGGCAAATAACGGACACGCAAAACACCATTAAAGAGATTTATGTTTATGACAGATATGGCAAACTTTTAAAACAGATTCCATTGCAATCTAAAAGTTGGGATGGTTTATACAGAGGCTACCCAAAGGAAAGCAACGATTATTGGTATGTGATAACCTTACGAACAGGCGAACAACTGAACGGTCACTTTACACTTAAACGCTAG
- a CDS encoding T9SS type B sorting domain-containing protein, whose amino-acid sequence MKNALFIMACLWSLMSWSQNVTADAFAYTPQELIEDVLIDSDCISNVVVTNAVSGNFNGSDLSYGYFEANGSSFPFQSGIVMSTGRLQNTAGPNTSLSDDTAPNWYGDEEIESVLNESETFNATILEFEFEAIADQISFRYIFASEEYQQGDPNTCRYSDLFGFLIRPVNETRYTNIAVVPNTRTPIKVTTVHSGIPGSCNPINEQYFGGWNGPTAPINFNGQTDILTAVANVVPNTIYHVKLVIADHINPRYDSAVYLEAGSFQLSSNLGPDLLIAQNTALCANESTELNAFQPGNNTYKWFRNGTELLTETNATYTVTQPGNYAVEVNIDGTCLSTGAITIEYAPDPIVTNTTLIACDLDLNGFTTYNLFDAETAITNGDTQLSADSFYNTFIGAEQTGNGLITNPSNYNNASILETVYARITNSNGCISVAEIILDIANNPVNLAPFTSCDTDFDGIINFDISELESYVISQPDVPNTASVSFFETQTDIENQTNEVSGTYENTNSPNSDTLFVQIRDNGNCYAFTTLALQVFNAPELIPDESIFYCLNEFPNTVFINSGVQQNPSNFTYSWDLNGLDLNLNTNQIAINETGVYTVFVTNTNQCTSVRNIEVLPSNIPTIDDIVVVDASSNNTITVFVSGEGSYEYALDFGTFQNNPTFTNVSAGVHTITVNDINECGSISQDVSVLGFPKFFTPNGDGMNDVWKPLGVNANSSQLQISIFDRYGKLIKQINASNSGWNGTYKGQQLGSDDYWYRAVLPNGKEYLGHFSLVR is encoded by the coding sequence ATGAAAAATGCCCTTTTTATTATGGCCTGTTTATGGTCACTCATGTCATGGTCTCAAAATGTGACTGCTGATGCTTTCGCGTATACACCTCAAGAACTTATTGAAGATGTTTTAATTGATAGCGATTGCATTTCTAATGTGGTTGTAACCAATGCTGTGAGCGGAAATTTTAATGGATCGGATTTAAGCTACGGCTATTTTGAAGCCAATGGCTCCAGTTTTCCTTTTCAAAGTGGTATTGTTATGTCTACAGGGCGTTTACAAAACACTGCAGGTCCCAATACGTCCTTAAGTGATGATACTGCACCTAATTGGTACGGTGATGAAGAAATAGAATCTGTTTTAAACGAATCTGAAACCTTCAATGCAACGATATTAGAGTTTGAATTTGAAGCCATTGCTGACCAAATTAGCTTTCGTTATATTTTTGCTTCGGAGGAATATCAGCAAGGGGATCCAAATACGTGTCGTTATTCTGATTTATTCGGTTTCCTAATCCGACCAGTAAATGAAACGCGTTACACCAATATTGCTGTTGTTCCAAATACCAGAACACCTATAAAAGTAACAACCGTACATTCAGGAATTCCAGGCAGTTGTAATCCTATTAACGAACAATATTTTGGCGGTTGGAACGGCCCAACAGCTCCCATAAATTTTAATGGTCAAACAGATATTTTAACAGCTGTTGCTAATGTGGTTCCAAACACCATTTATCATGTAAAGTTGGTTATTGCAGATCATATAAATCCACGTTACGATTCTGCTGTGTATTTAGAAGCTGGTAGTTTTCAATTAAGTTCTAATTTAGGTCCAGATTTATTAATTGCTCAAAACACGGCACTTTGCGCCAATGAATCGACAGAATTAAATGCTTTTCAACCTGGGAACAACACATATAAATGGTTCAGAAACGGCACAGAACTCCTAACTGAAACCAACGCTACCTATACCGTTACACAGCCTGGCAATTATGCGGTGGAGGTAAATATTGATGGCACCTGCTTAAGTACAGGCGCCATAACTATTGAATATGCGCCAGATCCCATTGTAACAAACACAACACTTATTGCTTGCGATTTGGATTTGAATGGCTTCACGACCTATAATTTATTTGATGCTGAAACCGCCATTACCAATGGTGACACTCAATTGTCAGCAGATAGTTTTTACAACACTTTTATAGGTGCAGAACAAACTGGAAACGGACTTATTACAAATCCATCTAATTACAACAACGCCAGTATATTAGAAACCGTTTACGCACGTATTACCAATTCTAATGGTTGCATTTCAGTTGCCGAAATTATTCTAGATATTGCAAATAACCCAGTTAATTTAGCACCTTTTACAAGTTGTGATACCGATTTTGATGGTATTATTAATTTTGATATTTCTGAATTAGAATCTTATGTTATTTCGCAACCGGATGTTCCAAACACTGCTTCTGTTTCGTTTTTTGAAACGCAAACAGATATAGAAAATCAAACCAATGAAGTTTCTGGAACTTATGAAAATACGAACAGTCCTAATTCCGACACACTTTTTGTTCAAATAAGAGATAACGGAAATTGTTATGCGTTTACAACTTTGGCGTTGCAAGTTTTTAATGCACCAGAATTAATTCCTGATGAAAGCATCTTTTACTGTTTAAATGAGTTTCCAAATACAGTTTTTATAAATTCCGGTGTTCAGCAGAATCCTAGTAATTTTACATACAGCTGGGATTTAAATGGCTTGGACTTGAATTTGAACACAAATCAAATAGCAATTAATGAAACTGGGGTTTACACCGTATTTGTAACAAACACAAACCAATGTACTTCCGTAAGAAACATTGAAGTTCTGCCATCTAACATCCCGACAATAGATGACATTGTAGTTGTAGATGCATCATCAAATAACACCATTACTGTTTTTGTTTCTGGAGAAGGTTCTTATGAGTATGCTTTAGATTTTGGAACGTTCCAAAACAACCCAACCTTCACAAATGTTTCGGCCGGAGTTCATACAATAACCGTGAATGATATTAATGAATGTGGATCTATTTCACAAGATGTTTCGGTTCTTGGTTTTCCTAAATTTTTCACACCAAATGGCGATGGCATGAATGATGTCTGGAAACCACTTGGCGTAAACGCGAATAGCAGTCAATTACAAATCAGTATTTTTGATCGGTATGGAAAACTCATCAAACAAATAAATGCTTCTAATTCAGGTTGGAATGGCACGTATAAAGGTCAACAATTAGGTTCGGATGATTATTGGTATCGCGCTGTACTTCCAAATGGTAAAGAATATCTAGGTCATTTTTCATTGGTAAGATAA
- the uvrB gene encoding excinuclease ABC subunit UvrB yields MKFKIKSEFKPTGDQPQAIKKLVAGIDSQEKHQTLLGVTGSGKTFTVANVIEDVQKPTLVLAHNKTLAAQLYSEFKQFFPENAVEYFVSYYDYYQPEAYIPVSGVYIEKDLSINEEIEKMRLSTTSSLLSGRRDVIVIASVSCLYGIGNPVEFQKNVISIERDQVISRTKLLHRLVQSLYSRTEGEFNHGNFRIKGDTVDVFPSYDDHAFRIHFFGDEIEEIEAFNVQTNEVLEKYDRLNIYPANMFVTSPDVLQGAIKSIQDDLVKQYDYFKEIGKHLEAKRLKERTEFDLEMIRELGYCSGIENYSRYLDGRQPGTRPFCLLDYFPDDYLMVVDESHVTISQVHAMYGGDRSRKENLVEYGFRLPAAMDNRPLKFEEFEALQNQVIYVSATPADYELEKSDGVFVEQIIRPTGLLDPVIEVRPSLNQIDDLIEEIQLRVEKDERTLVTTLTKRMAEELTKYLDRIQIRCRYIHSDVDTLERVEIMQDLRKGLFDVLVGVNLLREGLDLPEVSLVAILDADKEGFLRSARSLTQTVGRAARNLNGKAIMYADRITKSMQKTIDETEYRREKQIAYNTKHKLVPTALNKSLDNALTKNSVSTYSYELEAAKAAEPESQYLTKGELEKKIRENRKMMEQAAKALDFMEAAQFRDLIKSYQDKLENLKV; encoded by the coding sequence ATGAAATTCAAAATAAAATCCGAATTTAAACCAACAGGTGATCAACCTCAAGCCATTAAAAAGTTGGTTGCAGGTATTGATTCACAAGAAAAACACCAAACCCTTTTAGGAGTTACAGGTTCGGGAAAAACATTTACCGTTGCCAATGTTATTGAAGATGTTCAAAAACCAACCTTGGTTTTGGCCCACAACAAAACGCTTGCTGCACAATTGTACTCGGAATTCAAGCAATTTTTCCCTGAAAATGCTGTAGAATATTTCGTGTCTTACTATGATTATTACCAACCAGAAGCCTACATCCCTGTTTCAGGTGTTTATATAGAAAAGGATTTATCTATAAACGAAGAAATTGAAAAAATGCGCTTAAGCACCACCTCTTCCCTACTTTCAGGACGTCGTGATGTGATTGTTATAGCGTCCGTTTCCTGTTTATATGGTATTGGAAATCCTGTAGAATTTCAAAAGAATGTCATTTCTATTGAACGTGATCAGGTTATTTCTCGTACCAAATTGTTACATCGTTTGGTACAAAGTTTATATTCTAGAACAGAAGGCGAATTTAATCATGGTAATTTTAGAATAAAAGGTGATACAGTTGATGTGTTTCCGAGTTATGACGATCATGCCTTTAGAATTCACTTTTTTGGAGATGAAATTGAAGAGATTGAAGCCTTCAACGTTCAAACCAATGAAGTTTTAGAAAAATACGACCGCCTGAATATTTATCCGGCCAATATGTTTGTAACCTCGCCAGATGTGTTGCAAGGTGCCATAAAAAGCATTCAGGACGATTTGGTAAAACAATACGATTATTTTAAAGAAATTGGCAAACATCTTGAAGCTAAACGTTTAAAGGAACGCACAGAATTCGACTTGGAGATGATTCGTGAATTGGGTTACTGCTCAGGTATAGAAAATTATTCACGGTATTTAGATGGGAGACAACCAGGCACAAGACCCTTCTGTTTATTGGATTATTTTCCAGACGATTATTTAATGGTCGTGGATGAAAGCCACGTCACCATTTCGCAAGTCCATGCCATGTATGGCGGCGATAGAAGTAGAAAAGAAAATTTAGTAGAATATGGCTTCCGTTTACCGGCTGCTATGGATAACCGACCATTGAAATTTGAAGAATTTGAGGCGCTTCAAAATCAGGTTATTTATGTGAGCGCCACACCTGCAGATTATGAATTGGAAAAATCTGATGGTGTTTTTGTCGAGCAGATTATTCGGCCAACAGGCTTATTAGATCCCGTCATTGAAGTACGACCAAGTTTAAATCAGATTGATGATTTAATAGAAGAAATTCAGTTGCGCGTTGAAAAAGATGAACGGACTTTAGTCACCACATTAACTAAGCGAATGGCTGAAGAATTGACCAAATATCTCGATCGGATTCAAATTCGGTGTCGCTACATCCATAGTGATGTGGATACCTTGGAACGTGTGGAAATTATGCAAGATTTACGAAAAGGCTTGTTTGATGTTTTGGTTGGCGTCAATTTACTGCGTGAAGGATTGGATTTACCCGAAGTATCTTTAGTTGCCATTTTAGATGCCGATAAAGAAGGGTTTTTACGCTCGGCTCGTTCATTAACGCAAACGGTTGGTCGTGCAGCCCGAAACCTCAACGGAAAAGCCATAATGTATGCCGATAGAATAACCAAAAGCATGCAAAAAACGATTGATGAAACAGAATATAGACGCGAAAAACAAATAGCCTACAACACCAAACATAAATTAGTACCAACAGCATTGAATAAAAGTTTGGATAATGCCTTAACTAAAAACTCGGTGAGCACCTATAGTTATGAATTGGAAGCCGCCAAAGCCGCAGAACCTGAAAGCCAATATTTAACCAAGGGAGAATTAGAAAAGAAAATTCGTGAAAACCGCAAAATGATGGAACAAGCTGCCAAGGCATTAGACTTTATGGAAGCGGCTCAATTTAGAGATTTGATAAAGAGTTATCAGGATAAATTGGAGAATTTGAAGGTATAA
- a CDS encoding phosphoadenylyl-sulfate reductase, with protein MFQPPTTLPNLQLSEKDIARLNKKYKLLTPCQRIETLYTDFNVEEIMLTSSFAATSAFLLKLVSDVNKEQHVFFIDTGYHFEDTIKYKKKLTDLYELNVTSISALKEEHAFTTQDETWKKNPDFCCSINKVQPLESIKKHFNIWVSGLMEWQSDHRASLDIFEQRGSILKFYPLLDISKEARDAYIKENQLPFHPLVAKGYNSIGCKHCTVPGEDRNGRWNNNPKTECGLHL; from the coding sequence ATGTTTCAACCACCTACTACGCTTCCCAATTTACAGTTATCGGAGAAAGATATTGCACGCCTCAATAAAAAATATAAGCTTTTAACCCCTTGCCAAAGGATTGAAACCTTATACACGGACTTTAATGTAGAAGAAATTATGCTAACCAGTTCTTTTGCGGCTACGTCTGCATTTCTTCTAAAATTAGTTTCTGATGTTAATAAAGAGCAACATGTGTTTTTCATTGATACAGGTTATCACTTTGAGGATACCATAAAATACAAGAAAAAACTAACAGATTTATATGAACTAAACGTAACATCTATTAGCGCTTTAAAGGAGGAACATGCTTTTACCACGCAAGATGAAACGTGGAAAAAGAATCCTGACTTTTGTTGTTCTATTAATAAGGTACAACCATTAGAGTCTATTAAAAAGCATTTTAATATTTGGGTTTCTGGGTTAATGGAATGGCAAAGTGATCATCGTGCGAGTTTAGATATTTTTGAACAACGTGGAAGTATTTTAAAGTTCTATCCTTTGTTAGACATATCCAAAGAAGCTCGAGATGCCTATATTAAAGAAAACCAACTACCATTTCATCCGTTAGTAGCAAAAGGCTATAATTCTATTGGGTGCAAACATTGCACAGTTCCGGGCGAGGACCGAAATGGCCGATGGAATAACAACCCGAAAACCGAATGTGGTTTACATCTATAA